gctctcAGTGTAGTCTTTAGCATTCCATTGTACTGTTCAGTTTTTCCAGAGACTGGTgcatagaatcaccaaggttggaagagaccctcaAGATCATCCTGTCCACCTACAACCAATATTTCCCCGCTAAACCATGCCCCGTAGCACGGAATATCCATTCagccagtttaggtcagctgtcctgattctgtccccCCCAGCTCTTTGAGtccccccagctccttgctggtacaacagtatgagaagctgagaaaactggAACAGCCTTGgttctgtacagcactgctcgGCAACAACTAGAAACACCAATGTGTtaccaacattgtttttctcttaaaaccaaagcacagcatcataccagacactatgaagaaaaacaactctcTCCCAGCTGAATCTAAGACACGCCATAAAATTGTGAGAACTCTTTCTGCACGATGAGCCTGCTCAAAACacttaatttcctttgcttGATGCTGAATTTCTGGGAAaatatgctgattttttttttttttttaaaacataaacaaagTTGATTAGGATACCAGTACCCTTCTCTATGAGATAAACATCTTGTCTATTAgttcttaaaaaggaaaaataaagtaagaatGGTTTCAAATGATAGCTTTAGAGGACTGTAGAaagtttctgtgtttgcttttgacTGTTGCCCTGATGCAGAGGCAAAAACCTGAACTGATCTGCATTGGTGCCACAATGTTTCTGAAGTCACACAAGAGCCGTGCAAAGTGCAGGCTGCCGGGGTGTTCTGCTGGAAAAAGGAGGGTGAGGACATTGTAAAGACAGAAGGGAGGCAAGATGAAAAAGTAGAGTAACAGAAGCAGGAACCGAATGCTTAATTACCCCTACACGGTTAACTTGTCCTTCAGAAGGACACCAAGAGTACAATTCAGAGATGTAGTAAGCTTAGTTGGTGTTAGCCCTTGATCATTTGATTAAATACCTTTCATCTAGGCGTTGTGTCACATGGATAGTTTTCTCTCCAGAAGTAGCAATACTGCACCTAAGATTTGAAGATTTaaggcaggagaagaaaagcttcaGTTAGACTACAGTGAAGagcaaattttgcttttactggAGCAAAGCCAGCATGACTGAGAAGtagttttaaatgctttcaaagtAAGCTTCATTTCTCAATAGCCAAAGAGATGGATAATTCCTTTTGCACAGGTTTTTCCTTAAgtagcatttctgttttcatagaataatagaatcactaaggttggaaaagacctccaagatcatccactccaaccgTCCACGcatcaccaatagttctcactaaaccatgtccctcaacacaacatctaaatgttccttgaacacctccagggttggtgactccaccacctccctgggcagcccattccagcacctgaccactctttcagaaaagtagtatttcctaacgtccagcctaaatcttcccctggtgcaacttgaggccattctctctagtcctatcactagtttCAAGGATGGTAAAGGCAAACAGTAGATCAAATATAATTGAAAACAGCTCACTTATCCagaaaaaggcaataaaagctgcatttagCAAGAACTCTGTCACACTTGAGCTTCAGTTCAGACAAAAGCTTAACCACTGGGCAGCAGAGATGCTTGAGCGCCCTCAGGGGGAAGCAGGGCCGCATTCAGAAGGCAATGGTTTGCCCTCAGATGGTGGGATGAAGATGAATTTCACTCTGGAACCACCTAGGGTTTCTCTGCAGAGGAGGTGATAGATAGATTGCCCTAGTTAAGTTGATCTTGGCACGTTGTGTTTCCCTCCCTTGTACATAGACAACAATGAAAAGTTTCAGCTTCATCCTAAACTTCACTTCAAAATGTTTGGGATCCAAAGTACCACACTCATGGCAGACTTTCTGGCTTAATCAAAGAACACTTACTTAAGAAGAGCTGGAGGAACTATAATagtatataatatatgtatttttaatatatatatatgtaatagaGGAACTATTTTCAACAATAAGCTGATAGTTttaaagagctgctgctttacTTTAACCACGATCCCTACCACGATGCAAGGAAACAGTgcaaaaaattacatttgaaagcTGGAAATTTAGGTGTAGGTGGATGGTAATGAAGGCACAGGAGATGAAAAATGGGACATTTCCCCTACTTCCTGTACTTAAATGCACAACCCATTCTTCCCaacccttcccccccccccgtttGTCACGGAAGGAGAATACTGAGTTCATTTAAATTTGTGTCTCTAAGCAACCTATAAGCGGGCCACTGCAACTTTTTCACTTGGACAAAAAGAAAGACGTTACATAAAAAGCAGATTACTTTTGAAAAAGCCTAGTTAGGCATGTGATCTTGACTAGTTTGATGTGAATTAGGAGTTTCCTGCAAGGCGTTGTTACTCCACATTCAGCAGACCTGCATCTGCGCTCAGTGGGCTTGCTCTAAAACCATTCGGCTGTTAGTTAACCAACGCCATAAGAAAGCTGTCCAAAAATTTAATAATGGCTAAGGTTCAGAACCTTGttccttctaaaaaaaaaagagaaacttaaGGATTGAAGTTATacttattcattttatttacaaaccCCTAGCTGGGAAAACAGCTGTGGTTGCAGTAGCACCTCAGCTCGCTACAGAAAATGGAACAAGTACAGTGAGGCTTTGAAGGAGGCCTCAAATCAGCTCAGAgcctctctgcagcccttcATTGTCTGGCCAGCCAAAAAAGGAAGTTCCTAGAGCTGATAAGCAAAGAACAACTTACATGCAAATGGTGATGGTGGTAGCACGTTAACTCTATTGGCAACAGaggaatatttttcatctcatttcctGTAATTTAGCAGTCAAATTCTGCACTTACCAAACTGGAAGCTCACATCaacaataaaaatcacattaatgTGTGTAGAACAGTGATTTCAGGGCATCACTGACAGAATGTCACACTGAAGTACTGTAATTGCAGGCCCCAATTTGCTTTTTCTAGGCAGCAGCAGGTGGTGGCAACAGTTTGTAAACGCTGTAAGTGATCCATTTAACATACAAGGTATTCCCTCTGGAAGCTTGCACGTAGGGTCTCACCTGTACCCAAAAGTATGTAGAAATTAGAAGCAGGAACTAATACCATGCAGGTATCCATTGTGCTGCTCTGTTTCAGATGTTCTGGGTTTGGCAGAAGCTGCCCAACCTCCCCAAGGGCTGCCTGCTTAGTAATTGCTTCAGCTTCAGTCTGTGGTTACAGTTTTCTTGGTCATCCTCTGAAACAGCCTCCAGCTTTCACAGTCCCCAAAGATTGTGGTAGCTTCAGAAGCTGGAGGTAGGCAgtcatttaaaaccaaaaccaaatccaaaacaccaccaaaaaacCAACCGACAGGAAGAAAACCTAACACTGGACAAGAGGCTTAGACCACAGAAGGCACTGGAATTAAGCATTTAGCGTTTTAATTATCACATGGACTGTTCTGTCAGCACAGCCATTCTTAcatacaataataaaaaaaaaaagtacatgcCTGAAATACCTTCTACCCAAATAGCCAGAAGGTGGAGAAGGTCTTCCAACTGGACAAAAACAGGAATTTTTACCATAAGGAATTTTCAGTCAAGAATCCTATGGGAAGATTGCATgactgttttgctttctaaaacTCTCGGTGGCTCTGAGATGAGCAGATCATCCTCACCCAGTGAAGAATTCTGCTCAGTGTTCACGAAGTTAGGAATGTTAAATTTTGTAAGACAATTTAGGTCCTCCTCCAACGTTCCACTGCTCCTGGAAACTGCCTGGAAACAGATATTACTCTCCAGATCTGGACCTTTCTGACTTTGTTGTGCTTTCTCTAGGTGTTCCACTTCATtaatgcagaaatggaaaagtgaCCGAGACTCTTCAGCTATTTGACGAGAAAAGACTCTCTCCGACTCCAAAGGTCTTCCAAAATCTGCCACAAAGCTATTCATCCGAAATCTTTTTTCAGAAGATTCTGTATTTCTAGggaaaataagatgaaataaAAGTAGTGAGACTACAAATTTAGAATTATTGGCATCCTTAACAGCAAATCAAGTTTCAGCAGCCATTACGaccaggaagaaagaaaacccttCTGCTTATCTATGAGAGTTACAAGCCAGCactgtttattattttctgctgaagacaGTTTAAGCCTTGATTTTGGGTGATAATTTTCCATGGGTATAAGTTACCAATGTCAGCACTCTTTAATGGCACTTCTAGTCATCAGTGTAATTCAGTAATCACTTCAGATCACTGAGTGAGCTCAGAACTACTCTACAGAATTTCCTCTTAGGGCAAGTAGtagaagtttaaaataaatgttcataGAATACTTTGAGTATAATCTTTGATAGTGGGAACCTTTTGGAGACACAGGCTACACTGCTGTCAGTAAAGCTGTAATTGGGGTGGTCAGTTGTCTAGATATCAAACCACCTTTCACACCAACCTCAGCCACTGACATTCAGATTTCTGAACTTGAAAAGCACTGTAAAGGCTGGATAacttaaaaattcagaaatatatcCCAGGAAAGACATCTTGACATCTCTCTTTTCTGGAAGTGTTagtgcagaacagctgcagtcTATGTAGATTTGTGAGAAGCCATCAACAGCTGGGGGTGAGGAAAGCTCGAGCTAGATGATGAAGCTTTACAGATAGCAATACATTCTCTGTCAGCCTGGCTTTATATGCTGTCATCACAAAATGCATGTTATTTGCATCTGAAAGGCGGTAGAGGCATTCAGAGATGGGTAGTGAAAAATATAAGCATTCTCAGGATGTAACTATTTTGCTAAGTAAGCATTACTAAATTATACTATTTAGATGTGAATAAGTAGCAGATGTCGCTGAAGCCAGATATTTGGACTCCTAAAGGCACACACAACACTTACAGAGATTTTCAGAGAAACACTAACTGAACACTCTAGATCCTGCTGGAAGATGCTTTCAGGCTTCTGAAAGCCTCATCTGGCACATTCATAAATCTATCCCTAAAGCCTTCAAGTTCAGGGGATCCTCACCGTTAGTCTTTCACTCACAGTTAATCACAGAGATCCCTCCTGCCCAAATGCAAATTTACTTTCATTACATGATGTGCGAATTAGAGCCTAACAAAAGCAGTTACATTAGACTTCAAATCAAAACAGCACTCTAGTTGGTGGAAACAACGTTGGCTCGTTCTGCATTTCAAAGTGAAGCATGTAGAAGAAGCATAATTTTTGAAGTGATACAAGACACTGGAGCAGATAAATAATAATCTACTATAAACACAGCAGGAATCAAACTGGATGGAATAATATTGAAGTAACCTTTGGAACAGATGACTGCAGTTAGttacatatttataaagcaCCACTCTGAATGTGAGTTGCTTATATGGTTTTGTGGCAGAGTGGAGTTTGCAAGCATATTAAGAACAAGCATTATAAGCATACAAAGAAATGAGTTAGGAAGAAAGCTAGTTAATAGTTATTGAAATTCCTATATAACTCCGAAAGCTGTGTAGGAGTAAAGGCTCACTGCACAGAAGGGCACCCAGGACTGGCAACAGCAACCTGGTCTCAGCGGATGAATAGAAGATGcagataaattttaaaatgaccaGAATGTTGAAAACTTATTATAGAGAATAATCCTATAGGGAACACACAATCTAGTATACAGTCATCTTTTGAGATTCTGAAATTTACATACACTATCCTTCTGTATTTTGGGgaatatatatctatttttaaagtagaCTAGAAACATTCATAGTCCTTCCCATTACAGTACTCAAACATACATCAGTGTGTTCTATTCAGAAGGCTcatgaaacaagaaaagcagtCTCAAATCCCAGGTTTGTATTTGAAGGACCACAGCAGGGAGAACGACCACTTGGGCACCAAATCCCTACTGCGATATTTGGGCCAAAAGGACTCTGAGTCCCTGAAGTTGTCAACAAGAGTAGGATGGTGAATGGCAGGCATCTTGAGTGTCCAACTTACTGAAAACCACTCAAAATGAGCAGTTGTCAATGAATAACACAGGGAACTAAGCTCCCTTCTGGGAATTCTCCAGCCTGCAATGTCAGGCTCTGGTTGCTGGATGCAGTAttaagcagaaatacagaaaaaaatgctttttattttttgcacaaCTTAGTTTTGTGCACCTACTAATACAAGTGAACAAAAAAAGAGTGCTGAAGACATCGTTCCTGTAACTAATTACATTTCTGCCACTCCTCATCTATGCCCTGAACCTCTTCCCCTGGGATGAGGATGTATCCAAACTTGAACATCTTGTATAATTTTAAGAAGAGTATGCTGTCATACCCCTTTATATTGAGCCAAGAGAAGTGTATTACTAGAAATAcactttatttctatttttatatatacactCTATTTTGGATCCATCCATCTGAATCCAGTTACATTTTATCTCTCACATTAATGTTACTTTAAAGAACAGCCAGATTGACTTGCTGAAGTCAGAGACATGCCCATCAATCAGGATGGCTTCCTCCTGAGACCCAGGGATCCCATTAATATCTATTTCTTAAGGACAGCTGCAAGGGAGCCCACAAATGAAACAATGAGTCATGAAGAATCCAGCCAGTTCTAAAG
The sequence above is drawn from the Numida meleagris isolate 19003 breed g44 Domestic line chromosome 3, NumMel1.0, whole genome shotgun sequence genome and encodes:
- the MRAP2 gene encoding melanocortin-2 receptor accessory protein 2 isoform X1 — translated: MSALRLISNRTSQQALSNSDYTWEYEYYEYGPVSFEGLKAHKYSIVIGFWVGLAVFVIFMFFVLTLLTKTGAPHQENTESSEKRFRMNSFVADFGRPLESERVFSRQIAEESRSLFHFCINEVEHLEKAQQSQKGPDLESNICFQAVSRSSGTLEEDLNCLTKFNIPNFVNTEQNSSLGEDDLLISEPPRVLESKTVMQSSHRILD
- the MRAP2 gene encoding melanocortin-2 receptor accessory protein 2 isoform X2, with amino-acid sequence MLDSIVIGFWVGLAVFVIFMFFVLTLLTKTGAPHQENTESSEKRFRMNSFVADFGRPLESERVFSRQIAEESRSLFHFCINEVEHLEKAQQSQKGPDLESNICFQAVSRSSGTLEEDLNCLTKFNIPNFVNTEQNSSLGEDDLLISEPPRVLESKTVMQSSHRILD
- the MRAP2 gene encoding melanocortin-2 receptor accessory protein 2 isoform X3, which codes for MFFVLTLLTKTGAPHQENTESSEKRFRMNSFVADFGRPLESERVFSRQIAEESRSLFHFCINEVEHLEKAQQSQKGPDLESNICFQAVSRSSGTLEEDLNCLTKFNIPNFVNTEQNSSLGEDDLLISEPPRVLESKTVMQSSHRILD